A window of the Archocentrus centrarchus isolate MPI-CPG fArcCen1 chromosome 9, fArcCen1, whole genome shotgun sequence genome harbors these coding sequences:
- the LOC115786377 gene encoding cell division cycle protein 20 homolog B-like isoform X1: protein MLRDFIRKRHFPFKGQYEAREVTYKRFRRRIIQRSCREAPAASTPLAPGRQCEPSFEFDPVCQRLELESPPRKQEPAQGVLQGNIQESALVGGLSHSEPANLLNTACTVAARRQPAAENGPEQRWVWTPAGQEQGHLSHCGNDERRRGLQPFAILSKASLSLQGKSVVKLGAPSLLNDYYTNLLDCSCNGMVALALGSTVYIWNSETRALVGHLDPSPQPGCQYRQSISSLCWSRDGRALSIATRRGEIQLWDVEHKQRMRFLLSHLTVVRALSWKQQLLSSGSVLGHICHLDPRAFTPLVGATTQSEGVCSLQWSPGGSWLASGSTEGHLHIWDHSITGNKMSSQPIMTMKQCSAVKAMGWCPWQRNTIATGGGWKDGELRIWDTQSGSCVTSTHTNSQICSLQWAEKKRHVVTGHGLPHHKVISWMWEFPSLSPIYQFTGHSDRVLHLALNPDNTRIFSTAADQRFHIWDL, encoded by the exons ATGCTGAGAGATTTTATAAGAAAGCGACACTTTCCCTTCAAG GGACAATACGAGGCCCGTGAAGTCACATACAAGCGCTTCAGGAGGCGGATCATccagaggagctgcagagaggcCCCTGCTGCGAGTACCCCGCTGGCCCCTGGGCGGCAGTGTGAGCCCAGCTTTGAGTTTGATCCGGTGTGTCAGAGGCTGGAGCTCGAGTCTCCACCGAGAAAGCAAGAACCAGCGCAGGGAGTGCTGCAGGGAAATATACAAG AATCAGCATTGGTGGGAGGCCTGTCTCACTCTGAGCCTGCTAACTTGTTGAACACAGCATGCACTGTTGCTGCCAGGAGACAGCCTGCTGCAGAAAATGGCCCAGAACAG cgATGGGTGTGGACACCTGCAGGTCAAGAACAGGGACACCTCAGTCACTGTG GTAATGATGAAAGAAGACGTGGTCTTCAGCCATTTGCCATTCTGAGCAAAGCCAGCCTGAGTCTGCAGGGGAAGTCAGTGGTTAAGTTGGGGGCACCTTCACTACTGAATGACTACT ACACCAATCTTCTGGACTGCAGCTGTAACGGCATGGTTGCGTTAGCACTCGGCTCTACTGTTTACATTTGGAATTCAGAAACTCGTGCTCTGGTTGGACATTTGGACCCGAGTCCACAGCCAGGATGCCAATACCGTCAGTCCATCTCGTCTCTGTGCTGGAGCAGAGATGGCAGAGCTCTCAGCATTGCGACCAGGCGAGGGGAGATACAG TTGTGGGATGTCGAACACAAGCAGAGGATGAGGTTTCTGTTGTCACACCTGACTGTGGTGAGAGCTCTTTCCTGGAAACAGCAGTTACTTAGCAG tGGCTCGGTTCTTGGACATATCTGTCACCTTGACCCTCGGGCTTTCACACCTCTGGTAGGTGCAACCACCCAGAGTGAGGGGGTCTGCAGCCTGCAGTGGTCACCAGGAGGCAGTTGGCTGGCCAGTGGTTCCACAGAAGGCCATCTCCATATCTGGGACCATAGCATCACAGGAAACAAAATGTCAAGTCAGCCAATAATGACAATGAAGCAGTGCAGTGCTGTTAAG GCAATGGGGTGGTGTCCATGGCAGAGAAACACGATTGCTACTGGAGGGGGATGGAAAGACGGTGAGCTGAGAATCTGGGACACACAGTCTGGGTCTTGTGTaacttccacacacacaaattcacag ATATGTTCTCTACAATGGGCTGAAAAGAAGAGACATGTGGTTACAGGTCATGGTCTTCCTCATCACAAAGTCATATCCTGGATGTGGGAGTTTCCCTCCCTCAGCCCCATTTACCAGTTCACAG gtCACTCTGATCGAGTCCTGCACTTGGCCTTGAACCCTGACAACACTCGAATCTTCTCCACCGCCGCAGACCAGCGCTTTCACATCTGGGATCTGTAG
- the gpx8 gene encoding putative glutathione peroxidase 8 has protein sequence MEALGGYPTRSSNPKAKKITVLLSMTMGVGCLFLLQTQLVKPRKPKDFYSFEVKDAKGRTVSLEKYRGKASLVVNVASHCQQTEANYKSLQELHRELGTSHFNVLAFPCGQFGDTETGTSWDIEAFAKSTYGVTFPFFSKIKIMGSEAEPAFKFLTDSVQKLPKWNFWKFLVNPEGKVVRFWRTDEPIESIREEVTMMVREIILKKRVEL, from the exons ATGGAGGCGTTAGGAGGTTATCCTACGAGGTCCTCCAacccaaaagcaaaaaaaataaccgTGCTGTTGAGCATGACGATGGGTGTGGGGTGTTTGTTCCTTCTGCAGACCCAGCTGGTGAAACCCAGAAAACCGAAGGATTTTTATTCTTTCGAGGTGAAGGACGCGAAGGGGAGGACGGTTTCTCTGGAGAAGTACCGAGGAAAA GCGTCCTTAGTTGTAAACGTGGCGAGTCACTGCCAGCAGACGGAGGCGAACTACAAGTCTCTACAGGAGCTCCACCGGGAGCTGGGCACTTCTCACTTCAACGTCCTGGCCTTCCCCTGCGGACAGTTCGGGGACACGGAGACCGGAACCAGCTGGGACATCGAAGCTTTCGCCAAGTCCACCTACGGGGTTACCTTCCCTTTCTTCAGCAAGATCAAAATAATGGGATCAGAGGCTGAGCCTGCTTTCAAATTCCTCACAG attcTGTGCAGAAACTTCCAAAGTGGAACTTCTGGAAGTTTCTGGTGAATCCAGAAGGGAAAGTGGTCAGATTCTGGCGGACAGACGAGCCCATTGAAAGCATCAGAGAAGAGGTCACAATGATGGTGCGGGAAATCATCCTCAAGAAACGAGTGGAGCTATAA
- the LOC115786377 gene encoding cell division cycle protein 20 homolog B-like isoform X2 → MRLKRRSGESHKWGQYEAREVTYKRFRRRIIQRSCREAPAASTPLAPGRQCEPSFEFDPVCQRLELESPPRKQEPAQGVLQGNIQESALVGGLSHSEPANLLNTACTVAARRQPAAENGPEQRWVWTPAGQEQGHLSHCGNDERRRGLQPFAILSKASLSLQGKSVVKLGAPSLLNDYYTNLLDCSCNGMVALALGSTVYIWNSETRALVGHLDPSPQPGCQYRQSISSLCWSRDGRALSIATRRGEIQLWDVEHKQRMRFLLSHLTVVRALSWKQQLLSSGSVLGHICHLDPRAFTPLVGATTQSEGVCSLQWSPGGSWLASGSTEGHLHIWDHSITGNKMSSQPIMTMKQCSAVKAMGWCPWQRNTIATGGGWKDGELRIWDTQSGSCVTSTHTNSQICSLQWAEKKRHVVTGHGLPHHKVISWMWEFPSLSPIYQFTGHSDRVLHLALNPDNTRIFSTAADQRFHIWDL, encoded by the exons ATGCGCTTGAAACGCAGGAGTGGAGAATCACACAAATGG GGACAATACGAGGCCCGTGAAGTCACATACAAGCGCTTCAGGAGGCGGATCATccagaggagctgcagagaggcCCCTGCTGCGAGTACCCCGCTGGCCCCTGGGCGGCAGTGTGAGCCCAGCTTTGAGTTTGATCCGGTGTGTCAGAGGCTGGAGCTCGAGTCTCCACCGAGAAAGCAAGAACCAGCGCAGGGAGTGCTGCAGGGAAATATACAAG AATCAGCATTGGTGGGAGGCCTGTCTCACTCTGAGCCTGCTAACTTGTTGAACACAGCATGCACTGTTGCTGCCAGGAGACAGCCTGCTGCAGAAAATGGCCCAGAACAG cgATGGGTGTGGACACCTGCAGGTCAAGAACAGGGACACCTCAGTCACTGTG GTAATGATGAAAGAAGACGTGGTCTTCAGCCATTTGCCATTCTGAGCAAAGCCAGCCTGAGTCTGCAGGGGAAGTCAGTGGTTAAGTTGGGGGCACCTTCACTACTGAATGACTACT ACACCAATCTTCTGGACTGCAGCTGTAACGGCATGGTTGCGTTAGCACTCGGCTCTACTGTTTACATTTGGAATTCAGAAACTCGTGCTCTGGTTGGACATTTGGACCCGAGTCCACAGCCAGGATGCCAATACCGTCAGTCCATCTCGTCTCTGTGCTGGAGCAGAGATGGCAGAGCTCTCAGCATTGCGACCAGGCGAGGGGAGATACAG TTGTGGGATGTCGAACACAAGCAGAGGATGAGGTTTCTGTTGTCACACCTGACTGTGGTGAGAGCTCTTTCCTGGAAACAGCAGTTACTTAGCAG tGGCTCGGTTCTTGGACATATCTGTCACCTTGACCCTCGGGCTTTCACACCTCTGGTAGGTGCAACCACCCAGAGTGAGGGGGTCTGCAGCCTGCAGTGGTCACCAGGAGGCAGTTGGCTGGCCAGTGGTTCCACAGAAGGCCATCTCCATATCTGGGACCATAGCATCACAGGAAACAAAATGTCAAGTCAGCCAATAATGACAATGAAGCAGTGCAGTGCTGTTAAG GCAATGGGGTGGTGTCCATGGCAGAGAAACACGATTGCTACTGGAGGGGGATGGAAAGACGGTGAGCTGAGAATCTGGGACACACAGTCTGGGTCTTGTGTaacttccacacacacaaattcacag ATATGTTCTCTACAATGGGCTGAAAAGAAGAGACATGTGGTTACAGGTCATGGTCTTCCTCATCACAAAGTCATATCCTGGATGTGGGAGTTTCCCTCCCTCAGCCCCATTTACCAGTTCACAG gtCACTCTGATCGAGTCCTGCACTTGGCCTTGAACCCTGACAACACTCGAATCTTCTCCACCGCCGCAGACCAGCGCTTTCACATCTGGGATCTGTAG